The Thiothrix subterranea genome has a segment encoding these proteins:
- a CDS encoding TlpA family protein disulfide reductase, with protein MLVIGNKLKYTVVLWGALLISCSEPTVTPLTLPLLSGEKAHIPDLHGKLTWVNVWSTRCTICVKELPALEALQREYAERVQVVAVALPTDPPNTVLDVQTTLQLTLPVALDLDGQAARQFAPDLVVPSHHLLDAHGNILYQTKGKLTLAEMRTMLEKHIFPPLSQR; from the coding sequence ATGTTAGTAATTGGTAATAAGCTTAAATACACCGTGGTTTTATGGGGGGCGCTGCTAATAAGTTGCAGTGAGCCAACCGTTACGCCCTTAACATTGCCGCTGTTGAGTGGGGAAAAAGCCCATATCCCTGACTTGCACGGTAAGTTGACTTGGGTGAACGTGTGGTCGACCCGTTGCACTATTTGTGTGAAAGAGCTGCCTGCGTTGGAAGCATTGCAGCGTGAATACGCCGAACGGGTGCAAGTGGTGGCAGTGGCACTGCCAACAGACCCGCCGAATACCGTGTTGGATGTGCAAACCACACTGCAATTGACGTTGCCGGTGGCCTTGGATTTGGATGGGCAAGCGGCGCGGCAATTTGCGCCCGATTTGGTCGTACCCAGCCATCATTTGTTGGATGCCCACGGCAATATTTTGTACCAAACGAAGGGAAAGCTAACGCTGGCTGAAATGCGTACTATGCTTGAGAAACACATTTTCCCCCCATTGAGTCAGCGGTAG
- a CDS encoding COX15/CtaA family protein, which produces MQKTYSILLSLTLGLALVVIVLGAYTRLSDAGLGCPDWPGCYGHLGVPEQVDADQFERPLEHAKAWKEMIHRYAAGMLGVLILALFVLRLRFRRYFEASIWIPTLLLATVIFQAALGMWTVTHLLSPPVVMAHLLGGFTTLALLWWLWLQRHVPRFSTLYGSIGAVRGWALVALLLLVAQIILGGWTSTHYAAVACGVDFPLCQGQWWPASDFRTAFSFEWQAGVNYEFGTLKNPARTAIHLTHRLGALLVFLYLGGLAWWLIRRRSVACGIVPYALLVLLLVQVSLGISNVVFALPLVVATLHTLGAALLLLAVLALNHCLYPAH; this is translated from the coding sequence ATGCAAAAAACCTATTCGATCTTGCTGTCGTTGACGTTAGGGCTGGCGTTGGTGGTGATTGTGCTGGGGGCGTATACGCGCTTGTCGGATGCGGGCTTGGGTTGTCCTGATTGGCCGGGCTGTTACGGGCATTTGGGTGTGCCGGAGCAGGTGGATGCGGATCAGTTTGAGCGTCCGCTGGAACACGCGAAAGCATGGAAAGAGATGATTCATCGCTATGCGGCGGGGATGTTGGGCGTGTTGATTTTGGCGCTGTTTGTATTGCGGCTAAGGTTTCGGCGTTATTTTGAGGCGAGTATCTGGATTCCGACGTTGTTGCTGGCGACGGTTATATTTCAGGCGGCGTTGGGAATGTGGACGGTGACACATTTGCTGAGTCCGCCCGTGGTGATGGCGCATTTGCTGGGTGGGTTTACCACTTTGGCATTGTTGTGGTGGCTGTGGCTGCAACGGCATGTGCCGCGTTTTTCAACACTGTATGGCAGTATTGGTGCGGTGCGTGGTTGGGCGTTGGTGGCGCTGCTGCTGTTGGTGGCGCAAATTATCTTAGGTGGCTGGACGAGTACGCATTATGCGGCGGTGGCGTGTGGGGTGGATTTCCCGCTGTGTCAGGGGCAGTGGTGGCCTGCGAGTGATTTCCGCACGGCATTCAGTTTTGAATGGCAGGCGGGCGTAAATTATGAGTTTGGAACGCTGAAAAACCCGGCTCGTACCGCGATCCATTTGACGCACCGTTTGGGCGCATTGCTGGTGTTTCTGTATCTGGGAGGCTTGGCATGGTGGTTAATACGGCGGCGTTCGGTGGCGTGTGGGATTGTGCCGTATGCCTTGCTGGTGTTGTTGCTGGTGCAAGTGAGCTTGGGAATTAGCAATGTGGTGTTTGCGTTGCCGTTGGTGGTGGCGACCTTGCATACCTTGGGAGCGGCGCTGCTGCTGCTGGCGGTATTGGCGCTGAATCATTGCCTGTATCCGGCGCATTAA
- a CDS encoding aspartate aminotransferase family protein, producing the protein MTNAVMPTYARMPVTFAKGEGALLWDTTGKQYLDALSGIAVCNVGHARREVADAICAQAHELLHTSNLYQIEHQEALAEKLCALSGFENVFFSNSGAEANEAAIKIARLYGHNKGVAIPTIIVMSNAFHGRTMATVTATGNPKAQLGFAPLVEGFVRVEYGDADAVAAMASNPNIVAVLVEPVQGEGGIRIPAADYLPRLRAICDQHDWLLMVDEIQAGMARTGTWFAFQHSHIQPDVMTLAKALGNGVPIGACLAAGKAVNVFGPGNHGSTFGGNPLACRAARAVIEVMEHDNLTARAAELGEYFLSQFREKLAGVVGVRDIRGKGLMIGVELERDCGELVKQALERGLLINVTAGNVIRLLPPLIITDAQADQIITMVSELVQAFLHPAAGERAS; encoded by the coding sequence GTGACCAATGCAGTGATGCCGACGTATGCACGTATGCCCGTTACTTTCGCAAAAGGCGAAGGTGCGCTTCTGTGGGACACCACCGGTAAACAATACTTGGATGCCTTAAGTGGTATCGCGGTGTGTAACGTAGGTCATGCCCGACGCGAAGTCGCGGATGCCATTTGTGCGCAAGCCCATGAATTGCTGCATACCTCTAACCTCTACCAAATTGAACACCAAGAAGCCTTGGCGGAAAAGCTGTGTGCGCTGTCCGGTTTCGAGAATGTATTTTTTAGCAATTCCGGTGCGGAAGCGAATGAGGCGGCGATTAAGATCGCGCGTTTGTACGGTCACAATAAAGGTGTAGCAATCCCGACCATTATTGTCATGAGCAATGCATTTCACGGGCGCACGATGGCAACCGTTACTGCGACCGGCAACCCCAAAGCGCAACTGGGTTTTGCCCCGTTGGTGGAAGGTTTCGTGCGCGTCGAATACGGCGATGCTGATGCAGTCGCTGCAATGGCAAGCAACCCGAATATTGTCGCGGTGCTGGTTGAACCGGTGCAAGGCGAGGGCGGGATTCGTATTCCTGCCGCTGATTACCTGCCACGCTTACGCGCTATCTGTGATCAGCACGATTGGTTGCTGATGGTGGATGAAATCCAAGCAGGTATGGCGCGTACTGGCACGTGGTTTGCTTTCCAACACAGTCACATTCAACCCGATGTCATGACGCTGGCAAAAGCGCTCGGCAACGGTGTGCCGATTGGCGCGTGTTTAGCTGCCGGTAAAGCAGTCAATGTGTTTGGTCCCGGCAATCATGGCTCGACGTTTGGCGGTAATCCGCTGGCTTGCCGTGCGGCACGTGCCGTGATTGAAGTAATGGAACACGATAACCTGACGGCGCGTGCCGCTGAGTTGGGTGAATATTTCCTGTCACAATTCCGTGAAAAATTAGCGGGTGTGGTAGGGGTGCGCGATATTCGCGGCAAAGGCTTGATGATTGGGGTGGAACTGGAGCGTGATTGCGGTGAATTGGTGAAACAGGCTCTGGAGAGAGGTCTGCTGATCAATGTTACCGCTGGCAATGTTATCCGCTTGTTACCGCCATTAATCATCACCGATGCGCAAGCGGATCAAATAATAACTATGGTCAGTGAATTGGTGCAGGCATTTTTGCACCCCGCTGCTGGAGAGAGAGCCTCATGA
- the argF gene encoding ornithine carbamoyltransferase, whose amino-acid sequence MKHKPVRHFLTLSDFTPVELIGLIGRAIELKAMWKRGEAHEPLHLRTLAMIFEKSSTRTRVSFEAGMTQLGGHSMFLSPNDTQLGRGEPIEDSARVISRMVDVVMIRTFEQEKVELFAAHSRVPVINALTDKHHPCQLLADMMTWIEQRGLPNGKTVAWIGDGNNMCHSWMEAAKLFGFHLNVACPEGYDPDGDVIAATAGSVTFFREPNEAAKGAEVVVTDTWASMGQEAEKKIREKAFAGYQVTTEMMQLATPDAIFMHCLPAYRGLEVAADVMDGAQSVVWDEAENRLHAQKALLEVLVCGFPSGMPE is encoded by the coding sequence ATGAAACATAAACCTGTCAGACATTTTCTGACCCTTAGTGATTTTACACCGGTTGAGCTGATCGGCTTGATTGGGCGTGCCATTGAACTCAAAGCCATGTGGAAACGTGGCGAGGCACATGAGCCGCTGCATTTGCGCACGCTGGCAATGATTTTTGAGAAATCGTCCACCCGTACCCGCGTGTCGTTTGAAGCGGGCATGACGCAATTGGGCGGGCATTCCATGTTTTTGTCGCCGAACGACACCCAATTGGGGCGCGGTGAGCCGATTGAAGATTCCGCCCGTGTCATTTCGCGCATGGTGGATGTGGTGATGATCCGCACGTTTGAGCAGGAAAAAGTGGAGCTGTTCGCGGCGCATTCCCGCGTGCCGGTCATCAATGCGTTGACCGATAAGCATCATCCCTGCCAATTGCTGGCGGATATGATGACGTGGATCGAACAGCGCGGCTTACCCAACGGCAAAACCGTGGCGTGGATTGGCGATGGCAATAATATGTGCCATTCGTGGATGGAAGCCGCCAAACTGTTTGGTTTCCACCTGAACGTGGCGTGCCCCGAAGGCTATGATCCTGATGGGGATGTGATCGCGGCAACGGCAGGTTCGGTCACGTTTTTTCGTGAACCCAATGAAGCGGCGAAAGGCGCGGAAGTGGTTGTTACCGATACGTGGGCCAGCATGGGGCAGGAAGCGGAAAAGAAAATTCGCGAAAAAGCCTTTGCTGGCTACCAAGTCACTACCGAGATGATGCAATTAGCAACACCGGATGCGATTTTCATGCACTGCCTGCCTGCGTATCGTGGACTGGAAGTGGCGGCTGATGTCATGGATGGCGCACAAAGCGTGGTTTGGGATGAGGCGGAAAACCGCTTGCACGCGCAAAAAGCCTTGCTGGAAGTATTGGTATGCGGCTTCCCTTCCGGTATGCCGGAGTGA
- a CDS encoding exodeoxyribonuclease III yields the protein MRIISANTNGIRSAAKKGFFEWMKQQQADVVCIQETKAQIHQLEEDRALFFPEGYHCYYHDAEKKGYSGVAIYARTEPDAVISGMGCAEFDAEGRYIEARFGNLSVISLYLPSGSSGEERQQAKYRCMDYFLPLLVQMKADGRDLVICGDWNIAHQNIDIKNWKGNLKNSGFLPDERAWLDKLFNELGFVDGFREVNQEAEQYTWWSNRGQAWAKNVGWRIDYQILTPSLKGKVSAAAIYKDERFSDHAPLSLDYAYEIPCRTVLGAESYTG from the coding sequence ATGCGCATAATCTCCGCTAACACCAACGGCATCCGTTCTGCTGCGAAAAAAGGCTTCTTCGAGTGGATGAAGCAGCAGCAGGCGGATGTCGTGTGCATCCAAGAAACCAAGGCGCAAATTCACCAGTTGGAAGAGGATCGCGCTTTGTTTTTTCCTGAAGGCTATCACTGCTACTACCATGACGCCGAAAAAAAGGGCTATAGTGGTGTGGCAATTTATGCCCGTACTGAGCCGGATGCGGTGATTAGCGGAATGGGATGTGCTGAATTTGATGCGGAAGGGCGTTATATTGAAGCGCGTTTCGGCAATCTGAGCGTGATTTCCTTGTATTTGCCGTCAGGTTCATCAGGGGAAGAGCGTCAGCAGGCGAAGTATCGGTGCATGGATTATTTTTTGCCGTTGCTGGTACAAATGAAGGCTGACGGGCGCGACTTGGTGATTTGCGGTGATTGGAACATTGCGCATCAGAACATCGACATTAAGAACTGGAAAGGCAACCTGAAAAATTCCGGTTTCTTACCAGACGAACGGGCTTGGTTGGACAAGCTGTTCAATGAATTGGGTTTTGTGGATGGTTTCCGTGAAGTGAATCAGGAAGCCGAACAGTATACCTGGTGGTCGAATCGTGGGCAGGCGTGGGCAAAAAACGTTGGCTGGCGGATTGATTACCAGATTCTTACGCCATCACTGAAGGGTAAAGTGAGCGCAGCGGCGATTTACAAGGACGAACGCTTCTCCGATCATGCTCCCCTGAGTTTGGATTATGCTTATGAAATTCCTTGTCGCACTGTTCTTGGTGCTGAGTCTTACACAGGCTAA
- a CDS encoding patatin-like phospholipase family protein yields MKFLVALFLVLSLTQANAAETSQRPKIGLVLGGGGAAGVSHVGVLKVLEANNIPIDVIAGNSMGAIVGSLYASGMSAAQIETVVNELDWLSLFRDDASHQNKSYQQKQQSADFFSAFSVGVSKDGVKLPSGLIDGQRLMFELRRLLKPVERVSDFDRLPIPFRAVATDIRTGETVVLKQGNLATAVRASMSIPGLFAPVTIDKRLLVDGLVSNNLPVDIAKQMGADIVIVSSIPSETNRKLDSALDISLQSMDLLMRKSSASQLKLIRKGVDILIEPPVGEIGNLAFDRVKETIPLGVQGAQAQLPALHQLAALTGATPRRAVAQQNNQDTPIRVAAVQLENESSLSDKLVRQKLGIQPGEVLDDQRLQAGLERVYGLGYFSLVDYHLTQRPDGDYDLKVMARKADQGEQRVSTGFALSDNFNGDTGYQAGVKYVRQGLTAQGTELRLQGVIGERMLASAELHHPLQDHNATFVAPRAWYQERDASILDGAQQVAELRAAEAGVQVDVGRALNNSAEARAGIFLQRIEPEVKTGTLTLPGDSLTEAGLKLQYRADTLDSVNFPTKGGRMSATYTHGIKALGSDTDVSRIELEREQVWSKDKHRVIASGRLEANANNEEGLLYSTGEALQTGRLAFTDNDQLIGNYTLDGSLTYMRELAEVPQIAKVHVGASVGARQAWQEAEDVALGDLRGTGSVFLGGETPVGPAFIGVRKTQGLDQEAYFNFGRDF; encoded by the coding sequence ATGAAATTCCTTGTCGCACTGTTCTTGGTGCTGAGTCTTACACAGGCTAATGCAGCCGAAACGTCGCAGCGCCCCAAAATCGGCCTAGTCCTCGGCGGCGGCGGCGCGGCAGGCGTTTCCCACGTCGGCGTTCTCAAAGTGCTCGAAGCCAACAATATTCCCATCGACGTGATTGCAGGCAACAGCATGGGCGCGATTGTCGGCAGTTTGTACGCCTCCGGCATGAGTGCCGCCCAAATCGAAACCGTGGTGAATGAGTTGGATTGGCTTAGCTTGTTCCGCGATGATGCTTCCCACCAAAACAAGTCTTACCAACAAAAGCAGCAAAGCGCGGACTTTTTCAGTGCCTTCAGCGTGGGCGTGTCCAAAGACGGGGTGAAATTGCCCAGCGGTTTGATTGATGGGCAACGCCTGATGTTTGAATTGCGGCGCTTGCTGAAGCCGGTGGAGCGAGTGAGTGATTTTGACCGCTTGCCGATTCCGTTCCGGGCGGTGGCAACCGATATTCGCACCGGTGAAACCGTGGTGTTGAAACAAGGTAATCTGGCGACGGCGGTGCGGGCGAGCATGTCGATTCCAGGGCTGTTTGCGCCGGTGACGATCGACAAGCGTTTGCTGGTGGACGGTTTGGTGTCGAATAATTTGCCCGTGGATATTGCCAAGCAAATGGGCGCAGATATTGTGATTGTGTCCAGCATTCCCTCAGAAACCAACCGCAAGCTGGATTCTGCGCTGGATATTAGCTTGCAGTCGATGGACTTGTTGATGCGCAAAAGCAGTGCCAGCCAACTCAAACTGATTCGCAAGGGTGTTGATATTCTAATTGAACCGCCCGTTGGGGAGATTGGCAATCTGGCCTTTGATCGGGTGAAAGAAACCATTCCGTTGGGAGTGCAGGGGGCGCAAGCGCAATTACCAGCATTGCATCAATTGGCAGCACTCACGGGGGCAACGCCTCGGCGGGCAGTGGCACAGCAAAACAACCAAGACACGCCGATTCGGGTGGCAGCCGTTCAGCTTGAAAATGAGTCATCCCTGAGTGATAAGTTGGTGCGGCAAAAACTCGGTATCCAGCCCGGTGAGGTGTTGGATGATCAGCGCTTGCAAGCAGGGTTGGAGCGCGTATACGGCTTGGGGTATTTCAGTTTGGTGGATTATCACCTGACGCAACGCCCGGATGGTGATTACGACCTGAAGGTCATGGCGCGTAAGGCGGATCAAGGTGAGCAACGGGTCAGCACCGGATTTGCGTTGAGTGATAATTTCAACGGTGATACCGGGTATCAGGCTGGGGTGAAATACGTGCGTCAAGGGCTGACAGCGCAAGGCACCGAGTTGCGGCTGCAAGGCGTGATTGGTGAACGGATGCTGGCTTCTGCCGAATTGCACCATCCGCTGCAAGATCACAATGCCACGTTTGTTGCGCCGCGTGCTTGGTATCAGGAGCGGGATGCCAGTATTTTGGATGGGGCGCAGCAAGTGGCGGAATTACGCGCGGCTGAAGCAGGCGTTCAAGTGGATGTCGGGCGGGCGTTGAACAATAGTGCGGAAGCGCGTGCCGGAATATTCTTGCAGCGTATTGAACCGGAAGTGAAAACTGGCACGTTAACTTTGCCGGGTGATTCTTTGACCGAGGCGGGGCTGAAATTGCAATATCGGGCGGATACGCTGGATTCGGTGAATTTTCCGACCAAAGGCGGGCGCATGAGTGCAACGTATACACACGGCATCAAAGCCTTGGGCAGTGACACGGATGTTTCGCGCATTGAGTTGGAACGTGAACAGGTGTGGAGCAAAGACAAGCATCGCGTGATTGCCAGTGGGCGACTGGAGGCGAATGCCAATAATGAGGAAGGCTTGTTGTATAGCACGGGCGAGGCATTGCAGACCGGGCGCTTGGCGTTTACCGATAATGATCAGTTGATTGGTAATTACACGCTGGATGGTTCCTTGACGTACATGCGCGAGCTGGCGGAAGTGCCGCAGATTGCCAAAGTGCACGTGGGTGCATCAGTAGGGGCGCGGCAAGCCTGGCAGGAGGCGGAGGATGTGGCCTTGGGCGATTTGCGCGGTACGGGTTCGGTCTTTTTGGGCGGGGAAACACCTGTCGGGCCTGCATTTATTGGGGTGCGCAAAACTCAGGGCTTGGATCAGGAAGCGTATTTTAATTTTGGGCGGGATTTTTAA
- a CDS encoding YceI family protein, with the protein MKKVLATSLLALGLFTGSAAHADDYTIDTEGMHAFIQFRIQHLGYSWLYGRFDKFSGNFSYDEKTPDAAKVEVTIDTTSVNSNHAERDKHLSGEDFLDVAKFPEAKFVSTKYSGGKLEGNLTLHGVTKPITIDVKEIGAGADPWGGFRRGFEGSTKFALADFGIEKDLGPASKEVEMILSIEGVKK; encoded by the coding sequence ATGAAAAAAGTACTCGCAACTTCACTGTTAGCACTGGGTTTGTTTACAGGCTCGGCAGCACACGCGGATGATTACACCATCGACACCGAAGGGATGCACGCTTTCATCCAGTTTCGTATCCAACACTTAGGCTATAGCTGGCTGTACGGGCGTTTTGACAAATTCAGTGGCAATTTCAGCTACGACGAGAAAACACCCGACGCGGCTAAAGTGGAAGTGACCATAGACACCACCAGTGTCAATAGCAATCACGCGGAACGCGATAAACACTTGAGCGGTGAAGATTTTCTGGACGTTGCCAAATTCCCGGAAGCCAAATTCGTCAGCACTAAGTACAGCGGCGGCAAGCTGGAAGGCAACTTAACCCTGCACGGCGTTACCAAACCGATCACGATCGACGTGAAAGAAATCGGTGCGGGTGCTGACCCTTGGGGCGGTTTCCGCCGTGGGTTTGAGGGCAGCACTAAATTTGCCCTAGCCGATTTCGGCATTGAAAAAGATTTGGGGCCAGCGTCTAAAGAAGTCGAGATGATTTTGTCAATTGAAGGCGTGAAGAAATAA
- a CDS encoding cytochrome b gives MQIGNSEKTYGVVSITLHWVMAVALIGMYFVGDYMVELEYYDRFYHTLPGLHKEIGVLLGALLLVRVAWVTAQPRPQIVGNAPTFTHTLGKLGHLALYGLLIVMLISGYLISTAKGHGINLFDWFEVPALLPQSKERGEFAGEIHEIAGTLFILLVGVHALAAFIHHFYWKDNTLTRMLGKG, from the coding sequence ATGCAGATTGGAAATTCGGAAAAGACTTATGGTGTGGTGTCGATTACGCTGCACTGGGTAATGGCTGTGGCTTTGATCGGGATGTATTTCGTCGGCGATTACATGGTGGAACTGGAGTATTACGACCGTTTTTACCACACGCTACCGGGGTTGCATAAGGAAATCGGCGTGCTATTGGGCGCATTGTTGCTGGTACGTGTGGCTTGGGTGACGGCGCAACCACGCCCGCAGATAGTGGGCAATGCACCCACGTTTACCCACACGCTTGGCAAATTGGGACACCTTGCGTTGTATGGTTTGCTGATCGTGATGCTAATCAGCGGCTATTTGATTTCGACGGCAAAAGGGCATGGCATTAACCTGTTTGATTGGTTTGAAGTGCCAGCCCTGTTGCCGCAAAGCAAGGAACGCGGCGAATTCGCGGGTGAGATTCACGAAATTGCCGGAACCTTGTTTATTTTACTGGTCGGCGTACACGCGCTGGCTGCTTTCATCCACCATTTTTATTGGAAAGACAACACCTTGACCCGTATGTTGGGCAAGGGTTAA
- a CDS encoding pirin family protein yields the protein MELIRADSRGAFTNDWLDSRHSFSFSDYYDAERMHFSSLRVINEDWVAAKGGFPMHGHRDMEIVTYVMAGALSHKDSLGNGSTIRPGDVQRMSAGRGILHSEFNHSETEAVHLLQIWLLPKFTGIQPGYAQEHFPLEQRRGKLQLLVSADGHDGSLQMNTDANLYASILAAGEQVTYLRPENRAVYVHVARGSLQVNGTALQAGDALQIREETELLFGMADSAEFLVFDLP from the coding sequence ATGGAACTTATTCGTGCAGATTCACGCGGGGCATTCACCAACGACTGGTTGGATAGCCGCCACAGCTTTTCGTTTAGCGATTATTACGATGCCGAACGGATGCATTTTTCATCGCTGCGGGTGATCAATGAGGATTGGGTAGCAGCGAAAGGCGGTTTCCCGATGCACGGGCATCGTGATATGGAAATCGTCACTTACGTGATGGCAGGCGCGTTGTCTCACAAGGATAGCCTCGGCAATGGCAGCACGATTCGCCCCGGCGATGTACAGCGCATGAGTGCGGGGCGTGGGATTTTGCATTCGGAATTCAATCATTCGGAAACCGAAGCGGTACATTTGCTGCAAATCTGGTTGTTACCCAAGTTTACGGGGATTCAACCGGGGTATGCGCAGGAACATTTTCCGCTGGAACAACGGCGCGGCAAGCTGCAATTGCTGGTATCAGCGGATGGGCATGACGGGTCGTTGCAGATGAATACCGATGCGAATTTATACGCCAGCATTTTGGCTGCGGGCGAACAGGTAACGTATCTGCGCCCGGAAAATCGCGCGGTTTATGTGCATGTTGCTCGCGGCAGTTTGCAAGTGAACGGCACAGCGTTGCAGGCAGGCGATGCGCTGCAAATTCGTGAGGAAACGGAATTGCTGTTTGGTATGGCGGATTCAGCGGAATTCTTGGTGTTCGATTTGCCGTAG
- a CDS encoding LysR family transcriptional regulator, with protein sequence MSRLDYMANFVAVVDKGSITAAADQLELTVAAVSKRLKMLETELGVRLLTRNTRQLSLTEAGHYYYQHCREIQEEVNRVDQHLLAMQGKLSGELRINMPMTYGKVRLTKLLIRFLQQHPDIHLTAHLDDAYTDAASGDYDVVIRIGVLDDSRLVARKLENAYLLPVAAPAYLQTHGTPQTPAELAQHPCLHYTNVSHREGWTFYDQAGNASNVQIRGQLCANNGEVLKQAAIAGMGVVLLPDFELIAALEKGKLVRILPDYSAQTVSVYAVYPTRQFLPEKTRALVEFLIHALQVS encoded by the coding sequence ATGAGTCGCTTGGATTACATGGCTAATTTTGTTGCTGTCGTCGATAAGGGAAGCATTACCGCCGCCGCCGATCAACTGGAACTCACGGTGGCTGCCGTCAGCAAACGCTTGAAAATGTTGGAAACTGAGCTGGGAGTACGCCTGCTGACCCGCAATACCCGCCAACTGTCTTTGACCGAAGCAGGGCATTATTACTACCAACACTGCCGCGAAATTCAGGAAGAAGTGAACCGCGTCGATCAACATTTGCTGGCGATGCAGGGCAAACTCAGTGGCGAGTTACGCATCAATATGCCGATGACTTACGGCAAAGTACGCCTCACGAAATTGCTGATTCGCTTTTTGCAGCAACACCCCGATATTCACCTGACCGCGCATTTGGACGATGCTTATACCGACGCGGCGAGTGGTGATTACGATGTGGTCATCCGTATCGGCGTGCTAGACGATTCGCGTCTGGTGGCTCGTAAGCTGGAAAATGCTTACTTGCTGCCCGTCGCCGCGCCCGCCTATTTGCAAACCCACGGCACACCGCAAACGCCTGCCGAGTTAGCGCAACACCCATGCCTGCATTACACCAACGTCAGTCACCGCGAAGGCTGGACGTTTTATGATCAAGCCGGAAACGCCAGCAATGTGCAAATACGCGGGCAATTATGCGCCAATAACGGTGAAGTGCTGAAACAAGCCGCCATCGCAGGCATGGGCGTTGTGCTCCTGCCTGATTTTGAATTGATCGCGGCGTTGGAAAAAGGCAAGTTAGTGCGGATTTTACCAGACTATTCCGCGCAAACCGTATCGGTCTACGCGGTTTATCCCACGCGCCAATTCCTGCCGGAAAAGACACGGGCGTTGGTGGAGTTTTTGATCCATGCTTTGCAGGTAAGTTGA
- a CDS encoding DedA family protein codes for MLHEIIDWIVNAVHGWGYTGIFVMMFLESSFFPFPSEVAMIPAGYLAHQGKMNIWLAIAAGIGGSLTGALFNYWLAVKFGRPFLVRYGKYVMFKEETLQRMETFFAKHGHISTFTGRLIPAVRQYISLPAGLARMNIPMFAFYTGLGAGLWVMILAFLGYFIGDNQALLKENLTTITLATLAFVAVLIIAYYFWQKRRVA; via the coding sequence ATGTTGCATGAAATTATTGACTGGATCGTCAATGCGGTACACGGCTGGGGCTACACCGGCATTTTTGTAATGATGTTTCTTGAATCCAGTTTCTTTCCCTTTCCTAGTGAAGTGGCAATGATTCCGGCAGGCTATTTAGCACACCAAGGGAAAATGAATATTTGGTTAGCCATTGCTGCGGGGATTGGCGGCAGCCTTACCGGAGCATTATTCAATTATTGGCTGGCAGTTAAATTTGGCAGACCCTTCTTGGTGCGTTACGGCAAATACGTGATGTTTAAGGAGGAAACTCTGCAACGCATGGAAACCTTCTTTGCCAAACACGGGCATATTTCCACGTTTACCGGGCGTTTAATTCCCGCCGTGCGCCAGTACATTTCTCTACCTGCGGGTTTGGCACGGATGAATATCCCCATGTTCGCGTTTTACACCGGTTTAGGTGCAGGCTTGTGGGTCATGATTCTGGCATTCCTTGGTTACTTTATTGGCGACAACCAAGCCTTGCTGAAAGAGAACCTGACGACCATTACCTTAGCAACATTAGCGTTCGTTGCCGTACTGATTATCGCCTATTACTTTTGGCAGAAACGCCGCGTAGCGTAA